One segment of Manihot esculenta cultivar AM560-2 chromosome 4, M.esculenta_v8, whole genome shotgun sequence DNA contains the following:
- the LOC110614124 gene encoding probable CDP-diacylglycerol--inositol 3-phosphatidyltransferase 2 isoform X2: MNCFAFAICFSNKRLFCLLYFISFVCDGIDGWCARKFNQVSTFGAVLDMVTDRISTACLLVMLSQVYRPGLVFVSLLALDIASHWLQMYSTFLLGKSSHKDVKDSSNWLFKAYYGNRMFMAYCCAACEVLYIILFLIAKTENENLMDVFTESMKECSLSSILLGLSLFGWAIKQTVNVIQMKTAADVCVLYDIDKKEKH, from the exons ATGAACTGTTTTGCATTTGCTATATGCTTTTCCAACAAAAGGCTTTTCTGCCTTCTCTATTTTATTAG TTTTGTATGTGATGGAATTGATGGTTGGTGTGCTCGTAAATTCAATCAAG TATCAACCTTTGGAGCTGTTTTGGATATGGTTACTGATAG GATTAGCACTGCTTGTCTATTAGTAATGCTCTCCCAAGTATACAG ACCTGGCTTGGTTTTTGTGTCATTGCTTGCCCTGGATATTGCTAGCCATTGGCTGCAGATGTACAG CACATTCTTGTTAGGCAAATCTAGCCATAAAGACGTGAAAGACAGCTCTAATTGGCTTTTCAAGGCTTACTATGGGAATCGGATGTTCATGGCATACTGCTGTGCAGCTTGTGAG GTTCTCTATATTATCTTATTCCTCATTGCAAAAACAGAGAATGAAAATTTGATGGAT gTTTTTACAGAATCTATGAAGGAGTGCTCACTTAGCTCTATCCTACTTGGCTTAAGTTTGTTCGGATGGGCAATCAAGCAAACCGTAAATGTCATTCAG ATGAAGACAGCAGCAGATGTTTGTGTGCTGTACGATATCGACAAAAAGGAGAAGCATTAA
- the LOC110614124 gene encoding CDP-diacylglycerol--inositol 3-phosphatidyltransferase 1 isoform X1, producing MANKSRPKPSKLAVYLYIPNIVGYTRVLMNCFAFAICFSNKRLFCLLYFISFVCDGIDGWCARKFNQVSTFGAVLDMVTDRISTACLLVMLSQVYRPGLVFVSLLALDIASHWLQMYSTFLLGKSSHKDVKDSSNWLFKAYYGNRMFMAYCCAACEVLYIILFLIAKTENENLMDVFTESMKECSLSSILLGLSLFGWAIKQTVNVIQMKTAADVCVLYDIDKKEKH from the exons ATGGCTAACAAGTCAAGACCAAAACCTAGCAAATTGGCCGTCTACCTTTACATACCCAATATCGTTG GATACACAAGGGTTCTCATGAACTGTTTTGCATTTGCTATATGCTTTTCCAACAAAAGGCTTTTCTGCCTTCTCTATTTTATTAG TTTTGTATGTGATGGAATTGATGGTTGGTGTGCTCGTAAATTCAATCAAG TATCAACCTTTGGAGCTGTTTTGGATATGGTTACTGATAG GATTAGCACTGCTTGTCTATTAGTAATGCTCTCCCAAGTATACAG ACCTGGCTTGGTTTTTGTGTCATTGCTTGCCCTGGATATTGCTAGCCATTGGCTGCAGATGTACAG CACATTCTTGTTAGGCAAATCTAGCCATAAAGACGTGAAAGACAGCTCTAATTGGCTTTTCAAGGCTTACTATGGGAATCGGATGTTCATGGCATACTGCTGTGCAGCTTGTGAG GTTCTCTATATTATCTTATTCCTCATTGCAAAAACAGAGAATGAAAATTTGATGGAT gTTTTTACAGAATCTATGAAGGAGTGCTCACTTAGCTCTATCCTACTTGGCTTAAGTTTGTTCGGATGGGCAATCAAGCAAACCGTAAATGTCATTCAG ATGAAGACAGCAGCAGATGTTTGTGTGCTGTACGATATCGACAAAAAGGAGAAGCATTAA